A window from Eubalaena glacialis isolate mEubGla1 chromosome 1, mEubGla1.1.hap2.+ XY, whole genome shotgun sequence encodes these proteins:
- the MBL2 gene encoding mannose-binding protein C codes for MSLFPSLPLFLLIVVTATCTETENCENVQKTCPVIACGSPGINGLPGNNGHDGAKGEKGEPGQGLRGFQGPPGKVGPQGMPGPPGLPGQVGQKGDPGDDLGKEFTSASLATSERAALRSELEQLKKWLIFSLGKKVGKKFYFTNGEKMTFDEVKTLCAQFQASVAIPTNADENKAIQDIASGGAFLGITNEKTDSQSVDLTGKRVTYQNWHDGERNNAGSEEHCVTLLVDGTWNDITCSASFLAVCEYSA; via the exons ATGTCACTGTTTCCATCACTCCCTCTGTTTCTCCTGATTGTGGTGACAGCAACGTgtacagaaacagaaaactgTGAGAATGTACAAAAGACCTGCCCTGTGATTGCCTGTGGTTCTCCAGGAATCAACGGCCTCCCAGGCAACAATGGGCATGATGGTGCcaagggagaaaagggagaaccAG GTCAAGGACTCAGAGGCTTTCAGGGCCCTCCTGGAAAGGTAGGGCCTCAAGGAATGCCAGGGCCACCTGGGTTACCAGGACAAGTGGGCCAAAAAGGAGACCCTGGAGATGATTTGGGTAAGGAATTTACTTCAGCAAG CCTGGCTACTTCAGAAAGAGCAGCTCTGCGATCAGAACTGGAGCAGCTCAAAAAAT ggcTGATCTTCTCTTTGGGCAAAAAAGTTgggaaaaagttttattttaccaATGGTGAAAAGATGACCTTTGATGAAGTGAAGACTCTGTGTGCCCAGTTCCAGGCCTCTGTGGCCATCCCTACGAACGCTGACGAAAACAAGGCCATCCAGGATATAGCCAGTGGAGGGGCCTTCCTAGGCATCACAAATGAGAAGACTGACAGCCAGTCTGTGGATCTGACAGGAAAGAGGGTGACCTACCAAAACTGGCATGATGGTGAGCGCAATAACGCTGGTTCTGAGGAACACTGTGTGACACTCCTGGTGGACGGCACATGGAATGACATCACCTGTTCTGCCTCCTTTTTGGCTGTCTGCGAATACTCTGCCTGA